A single region of the bacterium genome encodes:
- a CDS encoding FHA domain-containing protein, with translation MPLDGSNDLREASLIVRRDGLPDQSFDIRDAETLIGRTPRSDLQVADEAVSREHAVILWEEGVFTVEDLQSTNGIRVNGKRTRSAELHHGDEIEIGQTRILMIFR, from the coding sequence GTGCCTCTAGATGGGAGCAATGATTTGCGCGAAGCCTCGCTCATCGTGCGACGGGATGGACTCCCGGATCAATCTTTCGACATTCGCGACGCCGAAACCCTGATCGGGCGAACTCCGCGCAGTGACCTGCAGGTGGCCGACGAGGCCGTCAGCAGAGAGCACGCCGTCATCCTCTGGGAGGAAGGCGTCTTCACGGTCGAAGACCTGCAGAGCACCAACGGAATCCGCGTAAACGGCAAGCGCACGCGTTCGGCCGAGTTGCATCACGGCGACGAGATCGAGATCGGCCAGACCCGGATCCTGATGATCTTCCGCTAG